In one Rutidosis leptorrhynchoides isolate AG116_Rl617_1_P2 chromosome 8, CSIRO_AGI_Rlap_v1, whole genome shotgun sequence genomic region, the following are encoded:
- the LOC139861400 gene encoding DEAD-box ATP-dependent RNA helicase 31-like produces the protein MPFKFFSLQHLRFLNSSIMKSNSRGNEVFSRVFPHKLKYQSSSSFNKKLGLQNLIMTSAAQSYSTKGSKSLIEDEAELSDWVSELKSDSFKKSRLYSESDNNDDHDYDNDWKRRKRESDSRVKSRSNGSEFGNRRENFRGDSRGCVRGDRGGGEFERRNDTFSPDLSNKGNARSFDGVRKGKEVFTRDRKRENGDRFVSKSGRGGKSMSSRGRLMVSDESDEDEEEVGRKNVMSKFTELISDDDDDDDDDIDVDDGEILEKPAVANVPKISPDGNESYLSEKRFDECAVSPLSLKAIKDAGYEKMTVVQEATLPVILKGKDVLAKARTGTGKTVAFLLPSIEVVVKSPAVGRDQKRPPIQVLIICPTRELASQAAMEANKLIKYHTSVGVQVVIGGTRLGLEQKRMQASPCQILVATPGRLKDHIENTAGFASRLMGVKVLVLDEADHLLDMGFRKDIEKIIAAVPKQRQTLLFSATVPPEVRQICHIALKRDHEYVNTVREGSEETHTQVQQTHLVAPLDKQFSILYALLRDHIADDTDYKVLVFCTTAMVTKLIADLLGELKLNVREIHSRKPQSYRTRVSDEFRKSKGLILVTSDVSARGVDYPDVTLVIQVGLPSDKAQYIHRLGRTGRKGKEGQGILLLAPWEQFFLSTLKDLPLSKAESPLIDTDTKKKVEKALCNVEMKNKESAYQAWLGYYNSNKTIGKDKYRLVELANEFSRSMGLDNPPAIPKLVLGKMGLKNVPGLRSK, from the exons ATGCCCTTCAAGTTCTTCTCACTACAACACCTTCGTTTCCTCAATTCATCAATCATGAAATCCAATTCAAGGGGAAACGAGGTTTTCAGTCGTGTATTTCCTCACAAACTGAAataccaatcatcatcatcatttaataagAAATTAGGGTTACAGAATTTAATAATGACGTCAGCAGCCCAATCTTATTCAACTAAGGGTTCCAAGAGCTTAATTGAAGATGAAGCCGAGCTTAGTGATTGGGTTAGTGAATTGAAATCTGATTCCTTTAAGAAATCTCGATTGTATAGTGAGAGTGATAATaatgatgatcatgattatgataatgattggAAGAGAAGGAAACGAGAGAGCGATTCGAGGGTGAAATCGCGGTCCAATGGTAGTGAATTTGGAAATAGGAGGGAGAATTTTCGGGGTGATTCGAGAGGCTGTGTTCGAGGTGATCGCGGTGGTGGTGAATTTGAGAGAAGGAATGATACGTTTTCGCCAGATTTGAGTAATAAGGGAAATGCGCGTTCGTTTGACGGTGTGCGTAAAGGGAAGGAGGTTTTTACGCGCGATAGAAAAAGGGAAAATGGTGATCGATTTGTGTCGAAGAGTGGAAGAGGTGGGAAGAGTATGAGTAGTAGAGGAAGGTTGATGGTGTCtgatgaaagtgatgaagatgaagaagaagtgggacgaaaaaatgtaatgagtaagttTACGGAATTgattagtgatgatgatgatgacgatgatgatgatattgatgttGATGATGGAGAGATATTGGAGAAGCCTGCTGTAGCGAATGTGCCTAAAATTTCACCCGATGGAAATGAATCGTATTTAAGTGAAAAGAG GTTTGATGAGTGTGCAGTTTCACCGTTGTCTTTGAAAGCAATTAAGGATGCTGGGTACGAGAAGATGACTGTCGTACAGGAAGCAACACTCCCTGTCATTCTAAAAG GGAAGGATGTGTTGGCTAAAGCTAGAACAGGCACCGGAAAAACTGTTGCATTTTTG CTGCCGTCGATTGAAGTTGTTGTGAAATCGCCGGCCGTTGGACGTGATCAGAAGCGTCCCCCGATTCAGGTTCTGATCATATGCCCTACTAGAGAGCTTGCAAGTCAAGCTGCCATGGAAGCTAATAAATTGATCAAATATCATACATCTGTTGGTGTTCAAGTTGTCATTGGTGGCACACGGCTTGGTCTGGAGCAAAAACGTATGCAAGCAAGCCCATGCCAG ATTCTTGTAGCAACACCTGGGCGGCTTAAAGATCATATTGAGAATACTGCGGGATTTGCGAGTAGGCTGATGGGCGTTAAGGTTTTGGTTCTCGACGAAGCCGATCATCTATTGGATATGGGATTTCGTAAAGACATTGAGAAAATCATAGCAGCCGTCCCAAAACAAAGACAGACACTATTATTTTCAGCTACGGTCCCACCTGAG GTTCGTCAAATTTGTCACATTGCTTTAAAACGGGATCATGAGTATGTTAACACCGTACGAGAGGGCAGTGAAGAAACGCACACGCAG GTTCAACAAACGCATTTAGTTGCTCCGCTGGACAAGCAATTTTCAATATTGTATGCTCTCTTGAGAGATCATATTGCAGATGATACTGACTACAAG GTTCTTGTATTTTGTACTACTGCAATGGTCACAAAACTCATTGCTGACCTACTTGGTGAACTGAAGCTAAATGTTCGAGAAATTCATTCAAGAAAGCCACAGAGCTATAGGACTCGGGTTTCAGACGAGTTTAGAAAGTCAAAGGGTCTTATTTTGGTAACGTCTGATGTGTCTGCACGTGGTGTCGATTATCCAGATGTAACACTTGTTATTCAG GTTGGTCTTCCATCTGATAAAGCTCAATACATTCATCGGCTTGGAAGAACGGGGCGTAAAGGAAAAGAAGGTCAAGGGATACTACTGCTAGCACCCTGGGAACAATTCTTTTTGTCTACCCTAAAAGATTTACCGCTTTCCAAAGCCGAGTCACCTTTGATAGATACCGACACAAAGAAGAAG GTGGAGAAGGCATTGTGTAATGTAGAGATGAAAAACAAAGAATCTGCATATCAGGCATGGCTTGGGTACTATAACTCGAACAAGACTATTGGTAAGGATAAATATCGTCTTGTGGAGCTTGCAAACGAGTTCAGCCGAAGTATGGGGCTCGATAATCCACCTGCAATACCGAAACTTGTTCTTGGTAAAATGGGGCTAAAGAATGTACCGGGTTTGCGCTCTAAATGA